From the Candidatus Rokuibacteriota bacterium genome, the window GCGGACGCCGAAGGCCGCGCGCTCCTGCATGCGCTGATCGCTCGGCTCCCCGTTGATGTCTTCGCCACCAACAACCGCGTCTCCAGCTATGCCAAGCTCGGCATCGAGTACGAGTCACTGAAGGCCCTTCGCCCCGCTCTCATCTGGGTGGGCGTGTCGGGCTTCGGGCCCGAGCATGACGAGGCCGCGTACGATCCGGTGCTGCAGGCGCGGGCGGGATGGATGGAGCTGACGGGAGAGCCCGACGGGACGCCGGTCGTGTTCGGGCTGCCGATGGTGGATCTCGGCGCGGCGGAACATGCGTACGGGGCGGTGATGAAGGCGCTGTACAAGCGCGCCGTCACGGGGGAGGGGTCGCGCATCGACGTGTCGATGTTCCGCTCGGCGGCGACGTGGATGGCCAACCCGCTGATGCTGACCGCGCTGGGCGAGCAGGTGACGCGGCGCGGGAACACGCACCAGTTCTTTGCGCCGGTGTCGGTGTATCCGACCCGCGATGGACACGTGTACGTCACCGTCGGCAATGACCGGCAGTGGGAAGCGATCACGAGTCTGCCCGGCTTCGAGTCCCTGGCCGAGCCCGGGTATCAACGCAACGCGGGCCGCATCGCCGACGTGGGCCGCCTCAACGCGCGCATCGCCGACTGCACGCGAACGCTGACGACCACCGAGTTCCTGACGGCGCTGAAGCGCATCGGTGTCCCGGTCGCGAAGCTGAATTCGCTGACGGATGTGCTCGAGGAGCCACTGCTGAAGAAGGCACTCACTCGCGTGAAGGACGCTCGAAGCGGCCTGGAGGTCGTGCTGCCGCCGCTGGCCGAGGTGAGCGCCGAGGGCCCTGCGGAGTTGACATTCCCCCCGCGCCTCGGCGAACACAACGAGGCGATCTTCGGCGAGGTGCTGGGGATGAGTCGCCAGCAGATTCACGCCCTGCGCGAGCGGGGCACGATTTGACGCGCTCGTAGTCCGTTCCGCGGGGCCGCCTGCCGGCCGGTGCCGTGCCCGCGTCAGCGCCGCGCAAAGGCCTCCCGGGCCGCTCGCGCGGCCTCGAAGCCCCCGGTGAGCTGGCTCTGATCGCCATCGGCGAAGCAGGTGGCGCGGTGGAGCGCCCCCGCGGTGGCGTTGATCGCCTCCTTCATGAGCCGCAGCGTGACGGCTGGCCGCTCGGCCGCCCGCCGGGCCATCTCGAGCGCCACCTCCACGGTGCGGCCGTCCTCCGCCAGAGCGTCCACGAGCCCCCAGTCGAGCGCCGTGGCCGCGTCGAGCTTCTCGCAGAGGAGCGTGATGCGCTTGGCCCGGGCCGGGCCCACCAGCGTGATGAGCCGCGGCAGCGCCCCCCACTGGAGATTGAGGCCGATCTGCACCTCGGGAACGTACAGGAAGGCCCTCCGTCCCAGCACGCGCCAGTCGCAGGCCAGGGCGATGGCGCAGCCGGCGCCCACGGCCATGCGCTCCATGGCCGCCACGGTGATCTGCGGCATCTCCTCCCACGCCCTGCAGAGCCGCACGCCGGAGTAGAAACGGCGGCGGCGCTCGAGGTCACTCTGCTCCGCGAGCTGCCAGGAGGCCGCGTCCTTGAGGTCGGCGCCGGCGGAGAAGGCCTCGGCGGCGCCGGCCAGCACCACGCACTGCGTGTCGAGGTCGTCGTGGAAGCCCAGGGCGGCCTCGGTGAGCTCCCGGACGAGGTGCTGGTTGAAGGCGTTGCGGCTGCCACGGCGGTCGAAGCGGACGACGGCGAGCGGGGGGGTCTTCTCGACGGTGACGTAGCTCCAGGCCACGGGTCTGTCCTCCTCGCGGTAGGGAATGGCCTCCGGGGTGCTCCCGCGATGCTAGTCGCCGGCACCGGTCCGGTCAATCGGCCCTGTGGCCCCCCGGGGAGGGCGCCCTCTCCTCCTGCCTCACCCGGGATCGGGGTATAGTTGCGCCATGTCCCCGAGCGAGCCGGTCCCCAGCTTCATCCGCAAGGCGATCGCCGATGACCTGGCCTCAAG encodes:
- a CDS encoding CoA transferase, translated to MPLLSDLTILSLEQATTLPFLTQRLARDGARVIRVEAPGRGDPNRYVGRNHVGEDGMASYFLPNNCGKQAITLNLADAEGRALLHALIARLPVDVFATNNRVSSYAKLGIEYESLKALRPALIWVGVSGFGPEHDEAAYDPVLQARAGWMELTGEPDGTPVVFGLPMVDLGAAEHAYGAVMKALYKRAVTGEGSRIDVSMFRSAATWMANPLMLTALGEQVTRRGNTHQFFAPVSVYPTRDGHVYVTVGNDRQWEAITSLPGFESLAEPGYQRNAGRIADVGRLNARIADCTRTLTTTEFLTALKRIGVPVAKLNSLTDVLEEPLLKKALTRVKDARSGLEVVLPPLAEVSAEGPAELTFPPRLGEHNEAIFGEVLGMSRQQIHALRERGTI
- a CDS encoding enoyl-CoA hydratase/isomerase family protein, which gives rise to MAWSYVTVEKTPPLAVVRFDRRGSRNAFNQHLVRELTEAALGFHDDLDTQCVVLAGAAEAFSAGADLKDAASWQLAEQSDLERRRRFYSGVRLCRAWEEMPQITVAAMERMAVGAGCAIALACDWRVLGRRAFLYVPEVQIGLNLQWGALPRLITLVGPARAKRITLLCEKLDAATALDWGLVDALAEDGRTVEVALEMARRAAERPAVTLRLMKEAINATAGALHRATCFADGDQSQLTGGFEAARAAREAFARR